The DNA segment TCCATCATCATCTATTGAGATTATTTGTCCCTCCTCAAGCATACTCCACATAGTTGCATCAACCTCGCGGCTGTCTGTTCTGTTGTGGTTATCCGTTACTATGCGAATTCGAACTCCCCGTTGTTTAGCTCGCACAAGCGCCTTCCCAATTCTTGGGTGCTCTAGGTCATAGATGTTTAAATCCACACTTGATGTTGATGAATCAATTAAAGTCTCAAGGGTGCCTATTAAATCCCAGTTATCATTATCAGCAGAATACTCAGCATTCCGAATCTCCCCTGAAGGCATATTAAAATATACCTTGATCCATTCATTACTTTGTGCATGTACATAATCTCCAAATAGAAGTGTAGCTAAGGAGATAAGTATCATTGTTCTAGCAGACATGAATACACACCGCTTTGGATTATTATTAAAGAACAAATTAATGTATTTTTGTTAGCGGCAAAGTTAATTCTATAATAAATCATCTATGAAAGCAGATCTGCTAAATCCACTACGCTGGAATAAATCCTTTCTTCTGCTCTTGTTAGGGGCCTTTGTTTTGGTTTGGTTTTCTTTCATTGATACTTACAGCATTAACACCCGATGGGAGTTGAACGAGCGAAAAAAAGAGTTACAAACCCGAACAGGAGATTTAGCCGAGCGCTCAGAAATATTAAAAGTACAGTTGGAATCTTTGGAAAATGATCCTGCCCTTCTTGAAAAAATTGCACGTGAAGAATATGGGATGAGAAAACCTGGTGAAACCGTATATAAAATTAAGCCCGAACAATAACGGAAACCCTGGTAAAAAGAATTTCGATTTAATGAAAGCAGTAGCAATCGATTTAGGTGGTACAAATATTAAAACCGCCGTTGTTGATAGTAACGAAGGAATTATTGAGCAAACCTCAACACCTACTCACGCAGATCTTGGCCGAGACCACTTGCTTGATCGTATAGCTGGTACCATTGAAGAGCTCACAAAAAAAGACGATGTAGTGGGAATTGGTTTAGGGCTTCCGGGAATGATTAATAACGAGCAAACCACTGTTCTTCAGGCTCCGAATTTACCCGGATGGGATAATGTAAATGCAGCTGATGAGATTACATCACGTACCGGGCTGCCTTGCAGGATTGAAAATGATGCGAACATAGGGGCACTTGGATCACTTCATTTTGGTGTTGGGCAAAAGTATGACAGCTTTGTTATGATTACACTTGGTACCGGAGTAGGTGGGGGTATTATCTACAACCGAAAGCTTTTTAAGGGAACCCAGGGTATGGCTGCAGAGCTTGGACATGTAATCATTGATTATCATGGGCCACTCTCTAATAGTGTAACCCGGGGAACAATCGAAGCTTACATAGGACAGCGTTTCCTCAGTCGTTTTGCTTCTGACATGATTATTCAGAACCCGGACAATAATCTTTACAGAAAGTTCCATAATAATTTTGATAAGCTTGAACCTGTTGACCTTACTCAGGAAGCAAATCTTGGGAATGAACTTGCCATAGAGATTCTTCAAAAAACGGGGCAACGTCTTGGTTATGCGATTATTAACTATACCCACATTTTAGACATTCGAAAATATGTACTGAGTGGTGGCGTTTCTAAAGCTGGTAAATGGCTCTTTGATCCTGCTCGTGAAGTAGTTAAAAAACATATGATGGCTCCTTTTCAGGAAGGATTTGAGCTTGTTTA comes from the Balneola sp. genome and includes:
- a CDS encoding septum formation initiator family protein, with protein sequence MKADLLNPLRWNKSFLLLLLGAFVLVWFSFIDTYSINTRWELNERKKELQTRTGDLAERSEILKVQLESLENDPALLEKIAREEYGMRKPGETVYKIKPEQ
- a CDS encoding ROK family protein is translated as MKAVAIDLGGTNIKTAVVDSNEGIIEQTSTPTHADLGRDHLLDRIAGTIEELTKKDDVVGIGLGLPGMINNEQTTVLQAPNLPGWDNVNAADEITSRTGLPCRIENDANIGALGSLHFGVGQKYDSFVMITLGTGVGGGIIYNRKLFKGTQGMAAELGHVIIDYHGPLSNSVTRGTIEAYIGQRFLSRFASDMIIQNPDNNLYRKFHNNFDKLEPVDLTQEANLGNELAIEILQKTGQRLGYAIINYTHILDIRKYVLSGGVSKAGKWLFDPAREVVKKHMMAPFQEGFELVYEDLGNDSSLLGAAGLAFDSFA